In the Glycine max cultivar Williams 82 chromosome 6, Glycine_max_v4.0, whole genome shotgun sequence genome, GAAGCAGACGCTTAACTTTTGCAGGATCATCAAGATAAACTCGAAGTCCAGTCAGAAACCCCGCAATCGCACCAGCATCCATTAGAAGTTTCTCCCTTAAAGTAACCTGTGGCTGTGAAGGATTATCTCCATATGTTAAATGGAATCCAGCTCTGAAAAgaagatttctgaaaatgtCTTCCTCGTCTCCACTTATCCCTTCACTGTCTTCAGAGTCAATGAGCTCATCAGGATCAGTAGTCAATGCATCCTGATCATCCTCTGATGCTAAAACCTGTATATTAAAGACAAAATTAGAAGAGGCATGTGCAGCCATACGACAAAAGCAGTCAAAATTTAATACAACCAGTAGGCATTATAAAATTCATAACAAAATCCCCTGACTTCACAACATGTGATAAGCTGAGGGGTAAAACatataatcattttattttgtttcatagaagacataataataattatatcatgTGGCTCAGGTATGGGATAGAAATCTGCTTACAAGTTTTATTGTACATTAAGAAGTTCAAGGGATGCAAAATTATGAACTGAAGCATTAATCAACTTCTGTAACTCGTGACTTATCAGCTTGTTCCATGCATCTTATCAGCTAATAATGAGCAAAAGTTCCAAGGAAGAGGCCATATTTCCTAACTGGATTGTTCCAATCTTAGCATACAGAATGAGTCAGATGATGCAAAACCAGATATTATATGTTAAATTAGTGACATGTGTGTGCCAAGGTCAAATCAATAGGTATGCATAGACAGGATTTACAGGTAGTCTTGTATCTAAAATCCAGAACAGGTCACCCTATAGATGgtaaaaggaaaatagaaaaaatcaaaaaatgggGCAAGAGAGAGAATATTTGGCATCTATCAAGTAATAGTTGTACGTACAAGATAACACAGAGACAAGCAATCCCATAAGGACTTACCTCTAAATCTGAAAACTCAAACCAAGGGCAGCAATCCAGTATTTCACATACAAAAACAACAGTGTCACGTACAAGAAATCCTGCATCCGATTCCAACATATCAGACACCTTCATGAATTGCAAAACTGAATTATTCCATGTCTTAGTGCAGATAGAAGATTCTTTCCACACTGTCTTGGCTGGGTTCTTTTGATTCACAACTGCCATTCTGTATCTGACCCAGAAATTTTTATCCGGGTCACTACCAACAGCCTGGTCACTCtctaaataaatacatatggtGTCAAACGACTCGTATACACCTGGGTCATGGGAACATAAGCtttcaatcaaagaataaaaaaagtaaatgttcACAACTACTACTGCCTGTGAATAAAAAATACAGGAGATCAAATTTGTGTGATAGAACACCTACCAATCCGAAGTTCACATCCACCAGCCTGAAAGAATTTACTGAAAATTTTTCGAGTCTCCATTATTTCcttaaaagaaaggaaattctcCACTTTCCATGAAAATGAACTTCTTTTCCCATTACCATCAACCTGGGAGCCACTGCTGCTTAACTCGGAATCGTTCTCAGTAATATCCTGCATTGTTGATGTCTCTTTCAATATAAGAACTTCAGCAGAGAATATGACAGTGTCCTGGACAAGAAAACCTGAATCTTGATCAAAGAGACTGGTAAGTGTCACAAATTCACGCCAACCCCAATCCTTCGCAGCTTTAGAGTAGCGGTTCTGAGATTCCTTGGTGACAGATTTATCCTCCATCCTTTGGTTCACAACTGACAAACGATGACTTACAAAACAACTCCAATCACTGGAAGTATTTCTTGAATCTGTAACTTCAAGAAACACTGAAAGGTGGCATGGTGGCTGAGACTGCCCTGATAGCaccaaaatcatataaaattcaTCAGACTCCATCTTTTATCACAACAAAAACATACTCTCAgtgtattaaaaataatctgAGTGTAAGGCACAGACTACTACATTCACACATCAAGGCCCAAGATCTAGATTATCATTTATACTCATGGTGGTATCATCAGTAGATATGCAACAACACGGATGAAATATCAAATTCaatgaaattttcaaaaatagagAAAGGCCTGTAAAACACAGCAAGCATGCTCCTTCAATTCCATCAATATAGGCAAGAACCGCACCAAAATACATTCAAAAACACCACATCTTAATGAAGTCATAACTCACTGACAACACAGCAAATATCTGACAGCTAACGATAAGCCTAAGCAAGTGGTGCACAGAAAACGATAAAAGATTTGCCGGGAAAGAACATTGCACACCTCTAGGGTAAACAATAAGTCGACAATCCCTATTGCCAATCTGAAACCTCCTGCTCTTGATGCACAAGCCCGTGATTTTCCTCTTCTTCAGCAAATCCTTCAACCTAGTAAAATTCTCAATCCTCCAAGTGAACTTTCCAATATGCCCATCAGACTTCCTAGCACCACTCGCACTCCTCCCGGCAATCACAGCCCCATTCTTGGAGAAGCTGCTAAACTCCTTGATCACATGAAACGAGGTGCTAAAAACCGCAGTGTCATCGACCAAGAACCCTGAATCCGCGCCGATAAAATCCGACATCTTCATATAATCATTCCACCCCAGGCTGGTATTGTCACCACTCTTGTTATCCGCGGCAAACCTCCCATACGAGTCCCTGTGCATGTGATTGGAACCAGGCTTCTGGTTCAACACAGACATCCTAAATAAACACCAGCAACTTCTATCAGACAACACCACAGTCTTATCCGTATCCTTGCTCTCCAAACACATGGACAAATACTCAACCCCATTAACGGAGCTCTGGTACACACTAATCCTCAAATTACACTCCCCCGCAGGGAAAACGGGGCTCATTATCTTCTGCGTCTTGATCATCTCCTTGAACAGACTGAAATTATGCACTTTCCAAGTGAACTTCCCACTGGAAACATCAGAGACGGGACCCGCAACAACAGAGGAAGTCATGGCATTGGAAGAGGAGGAAGACGAGGACTGCACCTCATTGTTGTCGCGCGTGAAATTGACGGACTCGTTGAGGATGAGTATATCGGCGGTGATCAGAACGGAATCGGTGTTGAAGAGGTAACCCAATTTGGGGTCGAAAACAGTGTTGGAGGGCGTGAAATCGCACCAGCCGTGTGATTTCTTCTTGCTAGAGAATCGGTGCCAGGAATCGCGGTGGATGGTTTTGGAATCGTCGGCGAGGTTGACGATTGCCAAGCGATAGCTGGCGAAACAGTCCCATTTGGAGGAAGAGGTGCCGCGGGGGTCCATGATTTGGAGGTAAATGGAGATGTAACCTGGCAGCGCCTGTGAGTCACCCTTGGGGTATATTAGCAACCGACAATCGTAACCGCCTACCTCAAAGTACTTGCTCCAAAGTGCCCTAGCCTTTATCCGAGGGAAATTGTGCACCGTCCATCGGCACAGCGCTGAGTACTCGCCTCGCCGATCCACCGCCACCGTCTCCTGCGCGCCGCCGCCTCCATCCCTCGACCCCACCGTCAGGTCCTCCGCCGCCGCCGCGGACCAAGACGACGATGTCGCCGTCTCCGTGAACGACGGCGCCGAGGATAGCGACGGTACTGCCTCCGAAGAAGCTTGCTTCATTGCTCCGCTCTCCGTTCTcgctcctcttcttcttcttcgttcgTGTTAGTTGTTGTTGTCTCGCGAGTATTGAAATCTTGGAAGACGCAGAGAGAGATGTGGTGCGCGAgcgcgagagagagagaacacaCACAGGGTTGGACCATAAGGGCGCAAGGTACTACCTTGcgcctttttcttttattgcctCGTTACTCTCTGGCGTACGATAGTAATCTTGCGcctttctttcttcattctGTTTTTATTGGTCAGGTTCACATGCAGGCGAGAGTAGGTTTGTTTCGTAATGCTGGCTCTCTTGAAGCGTTGGATTAATGAAATTGCAGTGATAAGTGGATATCGGGTTGGGGCCTACTGTGAATGCACGCCTCTATTCCATTCCACTGCGGCCACGTCATTCTTCAgcgttttgttttgattttggaGTCGTGTATACGAATAGCGTGAATCGCATCGCATTGATTTCACGATATTTACGAGCCGGGATACGCATTTTCCACCGTCTATTGTCCTTGATCGATCATGCGTTGAAATTAGGTTTGACATTTTTGCTGGGTGCGGATGCGTGTGATGTCATGTGAATCATGCCATGAGCCCTAAATTATTCTTGCGGGGCAATAGAACATacttgtaaaagaaaaataaaatcttaaacatagcatacaaattattattttttgcatcATACCACTGAACTCAGTCCATATAATTGGGTACCAAGTTGccatttttatttcaacttagaccttttgtttattttgtgttATTATGATCAATTAATGGTTTATCACGTTTGATAAAGCTAGGATCTTgtgtttcaaaattattaaatttggtTAGAGTTATAATTAACCTCGATGGACATAATTTGATGGAGTACTACAAAGTACTACTTGACGATTAGCACGAAAATACATGCGAAAACCATGAATTTGGATTTTCCATCAAATTgacaaattctttcttttttttagtatattatttgtccaacaaaataaaaaatctcgaATTTGGAAAGGATGATacgatatttttaaaattaattagcacGGCTGCTCTAATTGATATGACTCCAGCTGAATTGTGttagaaaaaacaatataagataaaaaataataataaaaaacattttaggtGTGTTTCgtaattatttgttgttaattAGAACATCGAATAAATGAGAGaatcaaaatttagaataaatgaaaaaatcagAACAAGGAACATAGTTAAACactctttaaaattatatgaaatgtGATTTACAAAGTGGCATACAATTTAGTACTGTAgttaattttagtaaaattaaaaatttaataattaatatacatgTGCCAAATCATATACCATTACACGATTCTAGATTGATTGATCCAAGCTTATTaagaaatacaaataatttatgGATCAAGAAATCCATACTGATACAAGAACAAATCCATATTATGAAATCCaaaaatatgttataattttGGATTATTTGATCAAGTATTATTATTAGATCATTCCTGATTGATTGATCCTGATTTGTATGACAACAAATTTGATCCGGATTTGTCTAATCCAAAATCATGTTATTTTcacatatcatttaattttggatttgttGATCTAAACCTATCCTAAaacttaattttctaaaaaacatTTATGGATAAGTCAATTCGGTTGTAATAATCTAACACAAAACGTATAAACAAGACAATTAATAACTTACTTGTGCAAGTGAACTTGAGCAATGAAAATGCTTACACAAAATGAACAAGTGAATAAAACAATGTTTCAGGCATGGATAAGTGAGGAAAAAAAGCTATGGACAAGTGAGGAAGACAAGGTTACTATGGccattttgaaaatttgagaggtgcaggaagcaaaagCCTTCGCTTTTTATCTGTTGGTGGGTATGGGTATGTGGACTTGGGGTAGATACCACAGGAGCGTGGCGGAGGTGTCAATTTCCTTCCTGCACATGCATGCAACATtgataagaaataaaacaaattattattattattattattattatattaaaaaaaatgtcaccgTGACTTACCACAGGCCTGGAACAGTGGGattatttcttattcttttcttaaaagaatttGAACAACAGGCCACTGGATATTGGTATACCAAAATTACATCATTAACCTATCTTCATTTTTTCCTGCTGTCCATTTTTAAGGTGTTTTGGTCTTTTCACatacttaaatattttaaaaacccaAAAATTTGGGGCACCCAAGGTTCGATACAGTGACTTAATagtcaattaaataaatactaaccACCAAGGTACAAAGTCCTATTAGTTATTAGgtgataaacaaaaacaaattaatagtgAATCACAAAAATgacaaaacataataaataatattaataaaataaaaaaataaatgcatttcttaactacatgtttttctttaaaaatatattttaacaaaagaattcttacctatttaatattttttaaaaatggaaaattgatTTAAACTCAACAATGTCTATGTATAGAATACATGGGATTCTTGCTACGTACTTGTAGAAAAAGCATAAgacaaaaaacaagaaaaacaaagtttgaTAACAAGGGGCTAATATTTGTCACGAAAAAATCATTTTCCGAAGGGGCATGGGGACCCAAGAGTGTAAGGGTTACCGTCAAGGATGGTGACCTCGTTTCGTTATCCAGTGGCCACACACCTGAGTTGTTACCTGCTAACGTGTAAACTGGCGGCAACGAGGCATGTGCATGTGCTTCTGCTGTTCacattatgattattttattgacCATTTCTCCCGTGTTTCTTACTTTTCagatgatttaatttaattgatgaaatagtaaatagtgattttttttatcatattagatctaatttattaaatggtcccaatatttaaaaaaaaaaattccacaaTTCATTTCGCATAGTTTTCTTTTACATGACATGCattgatccatgtttatgtttgactgacaacaaaaaaaattaagtttgtaatgtgatatttttaaaaatattatacggcatcatattattaataatattctaggcgaagtatttaaaataaaaagtatgtcGTATTATCGTTATATTTGGGTTACAATGACAGTATGACACACAAAAGTCAAAATTTCAATATtggttaagtaaaaaaaaagacatcaaAACTctctaaaatagtaaaattaagaAGCTTTAACAGCAATCacctattttttatgaatagttatatttaaatataccactattataaataacttattaataacatatattatttgtcttttttccctttttatcacattatattACACACCATGTCTATATTTTtctcaattaatatttatttctctATCGAAGTATCTACTACTTTCTCAAAAATAGCTTGCCCTGAATGCTGGTTACTTACATGCTGGCTGTTAACCGGAAATATCCCAGTGAAactccttttatttttctctgttTGGAATTTCGTAAAATTTTCCTTCACGTTCATATCGAAGAGGTTGAAACTAATTTAAACCACTTCTAATAAAATTTGGAGTTTGTATCTTTTTAGGGGCATTAATTGAGATATAAATCTATGTTTGGAAAACTTTTTTTCATCAGCTTATTGCACcgataattttgcttttaaaacaATGATAAATTGTCCAAGGTTGTTAAAGGGTTGCAAATTGCAATCAAGTGCcgaaaagaaaatccaaataaaaaattactcggttcaaattaaaaaaaataattgagatttttttatactaactaTGAGATGTGCTCAACAATTTCGTTGCAATGCAACTCATTTTACCAATCATATAGCAAAAAAAAcccattttacaaaattttcagagaattaaatcaacaaatatggagaaaatgtatattaattgaagaacttttttttttctctccatggAGTACGCGGTGCTGTTAGCGAAGATCGTGGCATGCAAATGAGTTGTTTTGAACCTTTGACTGCCGTAGAAAGCTGCCATATTTCACGGAGGAAAATGTTGCATGGACCACTACCTATGGAGAGAAattaagagagagaagagaaagaaatatatgTTTGCATGACAAGTAATAAGATGTGataggaaaaagaaatagaaatgtACGTTTGATAGTGTTTGTAAAATAGTGGTGTCCGTGTGTATCACTATTCTTTGATGTAATTGGTGTGTGCAGGTAGACTGAGGTGTGTAGGAGGAAAGGTGCAGAATGGTAATAAGAGAGATAGAGAAGATTCTCAGGAGAAAGAAGGATTACAATGTGATTATGGTGCATGTGCAACGGCCAAAGAGTACATCGTGTActctttcaattttgttttctactcaaatgtaaaaattaatgaagccattattttcctttttttttttttttttacttattctaGAATGCACACAAGCCAAAGGTGCCCTTGTCAACAATGTGTGAAATTTTCAATTTGTGATTCTGTGGCGTTTCTCATGACCAGCCTTGGAAATGTTATCACTTCCCGCGGAATGAGAACCTGTGGTGTGCAAGAAAAATAAACCTAGTCCACATACAAGTATTTACTCTAGCAAAAAAAACATTCCTccctaactttttaaatttctcaCAATGGGTCAGACTTAAAGAGAGATAACATCTAAGACAGCCATAATGAACCAAAATACTACAACCCACACGTTCACAAGCATACAAAAAGATCCAACTGGAAGCGTTATCACACTCTTCACTCGCTTCCACTCAACCATATTTCAATAACACACCCGTCACATATTGTCTTTAAATAGGTCTACGTCCCTTCTTCACCTTCCCATTCAACATCAATCAAACTACACACATTGCCacttcttaattttcttattttctatgGCTTCCAACAAACTCCTTGCCACCATTTTGGTGCTTTCTCTCCTCTTTTACTCAACATTCACTCATGCCAATTGCCCACCACCCACTCCAACTCCATCTCCATCTCCGAAGCCCACACCACCCACACCACCAACTCCAAAACCAACACCTCCCACTCCAAAGCCCACGCCACCAACTCCAAAACCAACACCACCCACTCCAAAGCCCACACCACccacacccacacccacaccACCCACACCCAAGGCTGGTTGTCCTCCACCTTCTCCTCCGAAGCCCACACCACCCACACCACCAACTCCAAAACCAACACCACccacacccacacccacacccacaccACCCACACCACCCACACCCAAGGCTGGTTGTCCTCCACCTTCTCCTCCTTCGCCACCCAAAGCTTCATGCCCCAAGGACACATTAAAGCTAGGTGTTTGTGCTGACATCTTAGGACTTGTTAACGTTACTGTTGGAACTCCTCCTTCGAGCGAATGCTGTGCATTGGTTAAGGGTTTGGCAGATTTGGAAGCTGCACTTTGCCTATGCACCGCAATTAAGGCCAATGTGCTTGGAATAAACTTGAACGTACCTGTCACGCTCAGCGTGATCCTTAGTGCTTGTCAAAAAACTGTTCCTCCTGGTTTCCAATGTCCCTCCTAAGATATTAATCAAATTAGGTCGAGTTATCTCTCATCGTCTCGATCTGCCGTCAGAGAAATGTTTAGATATGCACTTAACATGAAATTGATTGAGTGCCTACGTAAGCATTTCTTTGACAATATATAGATtaatattgttgtgtttttcatttttttatttatagaggGAGGTTGTTCATGTGCTACTGTACGTGTCTAAATAATGttgtattgattttgtattgtGCACCGTCAAATTATGAATTGGGCAAGCTTGTTTGCCTTACTTTGTCTTCTAGCTTGTATGTACCATGAAACATTGTCTTATTTGATCATTATGTCCATATTCGTGGTGaaaatttgtttctatttttttctttggaaaatacTAGAAATTAcgtaagatgatttttttttatacaagatAATTGCCGTAATTTCCACCAAATATCtcgttctttatattttttttattattataacatcTATCCAATTAATGGATTATATATAAACATGTGGGTTTCCAGTGATTGAGTCGTATAATATAGCacgtttttataaaaaaaataaaaattgtcaatTGACTTTACGGGTTTATAGTAAGTGCACTTTATTGGTGAGATATTTATTTACGATGAGAAAGACTGTTAATAAGGCATTCTTTCTAacaatctttctttttattagttaaaacttaaaacttatcaaaaattataaaatcatgaaaGAGATTAATTAAATAGGATGTGAGATTTATAAAAAGTACACTAAATAAAAGTGTgtctctaacatttttttttcctttaagatGATTATATTTGCAAATTTAACTAAAAGTGttcaacaaataaattgaaaaattatgaaatgagatattaattgatgatttgacaaaattaatttaaattaagtaataaaaatgCGCTGTTAtgctgacaaaaaaatattaggcaaaaaaatctaataaagcAAGTTAACAGAAAGCAAGTCAATTTTATTGACATTTCACAAAATCGCCAACATAAAAACGAAAACAGAATACAGGAACTATTGAGGAAGTTTAggcgctttttttttttttaccaaaattttaCTTAGGCTTTcatttcctattattttattacaaaactATCAACCTTGCTTTCAAAGATTTGTactgattttgttttgttttgtttgtttcatgtATAAATCTTTGATATcgcatataaatttttttaaataagaaaaagattgaaaataaaatgataattttgacattaagaaatgaaaaaaaaatacttgcaaAGAAATATATCGAATGGTGGATAAacgtaaattaaaaaattaaatcaaataaataatatagaaattttataaaaattctgAGAATTAAACCTataaattagtgaggaaaaaaagtaaagatATTAATTCGAtaacaaaacaacaataaaattcaaTGGGTGAGAacataatatatgtatatatatatatagtaattagATCAAAGtatattatatgaattattaattaatccTTATCCTGCAATTgttatcctctcaaaaaaaaaatcttgcaattgttatgtattaaaatattaagtattgaatattcttttatatttctatGTTCCTATATTAATTTCAactatgttataaataattaacaattaattactAGATCCCAACAGTTTATTCCATACTAATTTCGGCTATGTTAGCCTGCTTAGCTAAAAGGTTAAAAGATTCCATTTCAATACCAACTTTTGTTGAttcgtgtgtgtgtgttttttacatgattaagatatttttttgggagagttcaattttttgaattttgtgtatttcttctttcttttttattatccgACAATCTTCGTTTTTTtggttcttcttcttttgatcaTTTGACTCTTTCTTCTTTGGCAATGCTCTTCTtacacgatttttttttttattatctttaatcAATATAACTTGCCTACACAAAATCCTTTTTCCTATTACCCTCGACTCGACAATCACATGCAGTGCCAACTGTTATTGGTTGATGCACCATATATTACATGTATTATAAGAAAGAATGCTCAACATGAATATCGATTTCGTGtatgttttgtaatttatagttttatacCATGCTCTTTAATCTCGAATATTATTACTGCTGTGGGCATGTGATTTGTGTAACCACTAGTCCACTACACTAATAAAGATTGCATATAACGATGAGACTATCTGAACAATTTGTTGCAAGGAGAAATCTTTCTGCAATTTGGGAATACATTTAGCGAGTGTTTGGAATCGCTGTGAACGTTATTTTTCACATCAACATTTAGCGTGTGTTGAAATCGTTGTAAACATTATTGCTTAATCCTTAATAAAAAAAGGCATTATGGATTGAGTAATTCAATCCGTAATATAATTATGGTGGTGTGATGCGACGTTGAATTAGGAGCGGTGtgtgtggtggtggtggtggtggtggtgctgtGTGGAGGCGTTGGGTGGTTCTGTTTGGGTGCAGCGACAATGGTGGGTTGATTCGTGGAGGTGTTTGGGGCAGTGGAGGTGCAATACTGTTGTCCAGGAGGTTTGGGAGAGAGGAGGCTAGGGTTTTACTCGGGAGAAGAAGGGTAATAAGGGAATATAAGGAAATTTGGAGGTGCAGCAAGGAAAAAATGGAATGTGTTAAATAATTGGCGAGAAACAGTTGTACCAGCCCAGCCCAGCTAAGCCCGGCCATTTACCAATACGGAGTAGTTATCTAGCGTTCCGTTTCGCTTTCCCTGATGCTGTTTTTACAGACGACGATAGTTAGGTGTGgctgtttctttctttcttttactttctcttttttccccTCAATTGAGTCCCAAAGCAAACGCACTAGTGCACTCTACAGTATAGAGCACAAGAACAAGGACACAACACGAGAAGAGAATTGTTTTTTCATTGGAGTATACACGTGTACACAATACATAAAACACGCGCACTGCACTCGCGGCTTTTCTTAGCCACGTTGCCGCTTCTACTCTTAACGTGCGCCCCTCCGCCGTACCCACCACGCCACAGATTCCACCTTCTCCGATCCGATCGCGGAAACCCTAGTCCTCGGCGGTTCTGTCACTCTCAAAGTTTCGATTCCTACCACTGAGCTCAGATAATCATATTATGATCTTCGAATTGTAGAAAGAGAGGGAATTCTAGGCTGTGATTGTGACTGTGACGACGACGATGCAGAGACGAAGTCCTCCGAAGCACAGGCACGATGGGACTTCGCCGCTGCCTCTCGGCATGGATTGGAGCCCTGCGCCTCGAAAATTGGTTAGTTTCTTATTCTTCTAACGTAATTGTAGTTTTATTCGCGCGATTGAATGACCTGGTTCCATTTTCTTCGATCAATCTCCTCGTCAATACTATTTTCACTGTACGTGACGATCAAAGAGTTAATTGTTGCTCCCTAGGTATCTATTGTCGTGATTTGATTGATGCGCGTGATCATATGAACTGTGTTTTGCGATCGTTAGTGTGATTTTGATTCAGCGTGTAGAGTGTCATTTTAGGTGTTTAAATGCTAAGGAGACCTAGGTTATAGTTACTTTTAACTCTAAGCTGTGGAGATCATTGCTTCTTGATTACTTGGAGGCCATGTTTCTTATGCTATGTTCCTAAGATTGGCAAGAAAGGGGAAGAAATTATTGTATGATCCGTGACCACCACATGTCAATGATCCGCTTAATTTCCACGTGGAACGTGGCTGAGTTTTATCAGCTCTTTCTCGTAAACTGAAAAAATCGATACATGTCACACAGAGATTGGCCAGGACTATGGACACGTGGTGGTCGGTCTTGGACGATACAATAATTTCTTAGAAAAGGGAGGGAAAATTGTCTCAAACTCGTGTTTGGACAGCTGGAATGTCTCATATGCTTGCCTCACTTCTTGGGATGCGGTTTATATGCCTATTgtggttttaagatgaaatctagcATGATATCAAAGCCTATATAACTCATTTTCATTGCCTCTATGGTTTGTGGAGGAAATCTCTATTGTTTCCACAGTTTCCTTTATATATCGCTTGGTTCAGTATGCATATGTGGAGGGATTTATACACCGTTTTTTGTAGTTTCCTTCCATGGAAAGTCCCACATCGTCTGCTTCAGTTACTAGGGTGCAGTTTATATATACCTGTTGTGAAATTTCACTTGATATTAATTggttttataataaaatctaaCATGATTTCAAAGCCTATAGTTCTTTCTGTGATTTGTGGAGGGGATCTTTACTTTGTTCGTTGTTTCCTTCATGTATCACCTGGTTTGGCAGGCGTTGAAATCTGAGAGGGTATCAAAGTCTGTAGCCCATTTCTATTGCTTTTGTGGTTTGTGGAGGGGATCTCAATCATTTCCATAGTTTCCTTCGTGTATCGCGTAGTTCGGTAGACATTTATGGAGGGGAGTGTCGGAAAGTCCCACATCCCTGCCTTAGTGGAGTGTGGTTGATATTCTTATTTCTGTTACTTTTCTGGTTTGTGGAGGTGATCTCTACCATTTCTGTAGTTTCCTTTGTGTATCGCCTAGTCCGGCAAGCATCTATGGAGGGGAGTGTTGGAAAGTCTCACATCCTTGCCTTAATTAATGGAGTGAGGTTGACA is a window encoding:
- the LOC113001937 gene encoding acanthoscurrin-2-like, with the protein product MSAQTPSFNVSLGHEALGGEGGEGGGQPALGVGGVGGVGVGVGVGGVGFGVGGVGGVGFGGEGGGQPALGVGGVGVGVGGVGFGVGGVGFGVGGVGFGVGGVGFGVGGVGGVGFGDGDGVGVGGGQLA